In Gimesia panareensis, the genomic window ACCTGGAATATTCCCAATGTGCTTTTAGCCGGTTCTGAAATAGAAACCGGAGACACGATCACTGATGCAAACAATGTGGCCTGGACCGTCATGTCAATCTCGCGGGTAAGATTGAGAACCCACTGGCGCTGCATCTGCAGGAGGGCGAAATGACCGCGATTCTCGAAAATATTCTGACGACGATCCAGGCTGAAATACAAAATCTGAATCTGACTGAGATTGCCAATGAGCATGTGCATATTCAGAAATTACCTTCCACACGAAATTTTACGTCTGCAGATTTTCCAGCCATTCTGATTTCACCCGGAAACCTCAAACATAACCCGGCAGAAGGCACAAATTTACGGGATCAGATCGAATATCAGATCGGCATCTATATCGTCGATGCAGATAACCAGAACCAGACGATCAATCGAGGAAAGTACCTCAGTTGGTACGAAACCATATTGAAACAGTTTCGCACACCTCGATTATCAGGCGTCGGCACAATCGTAAACAGCTATGTCGCTCCCGGGCTGGTGGTGGATCCAGCCTGGTTCGAAGCGGGAGAGTTTCATGCAGGGGTATCCCTGTGGTTTATCAGTTGGGAGACAAGATCGTGAGCCATGAAGTCGTAACCACAGATACAGAGTTTTTGAAAATCAGCACCAATACTTTTGGGGCACTGAGATTCAAGACCTCAAATGAAAATGAGGCGGTCAAACTGTATGCCGATCAGATCAGCACGGACCACCGGAAGTTCACGGCCAAAGAGGCACGTGAACTCCCGGGGTTCAAAGTCGTCACCGTTAAGGACAAGCAGCGATGCCTGAAACCATTACAGAAGCCCAGCTCGGAGACTTCCTCCAAGGAATCGCCGACGCCGTAACCAAACCGGATGTGCCCGACGCAATGCAGGCTGCTTTAGGGGTGACCAAGGGAGACCTGGCTGCGGGGTTTCAGACGAGCACAGCACCGGACGGTTCTCCCTGGGCACCATTAAAAACACAACGGCCACCAGGTCACAACCCTGATCCTAAACCGTTAATTGATACTGGGAGACTTCAGGACTCAGTGGGGTATCAGGGATCAGACCACATTGAAGGAGTCAGCGGGGAAGGGTTCACATTGGGAACCAGCGTCTATTACGCCGGCGTCCACCAGGAAGGATCGCAGAAAAAGAACATCCCCGCCCGAAAGTTTATGGGCTTCAGTGAGGAAACATTAGACACAACAGCGGATCTGACCGCAGATTCCATCGTCAATCAGATCAATAAGTTATAGAGGACAGTACCATGCCTGCAGATCCAGTAGTAAGCCGCTTAGTAACGATAGCGATTGATAGTGCATTGCCTTTTGACACGTCATCCATCCCTCTTGAATTCGTGGGAAGTGAGACGCTCCACGAAGAGGCAGACATTGTGGCAACTGATGGGATGCGGGGAACCATCGATCACAATAAAGAGCGCACTCGAGAAGGACTGAAAAAAGTTTCCGGATCAATCAAGGTTCCCTGCTCTCGGATCGTTCTGGATGCCCTGCTGCCTTACATTACAGGGGGGAATGAGGCGACCAATATATTCCCATTGGAGCAGACCCTGCAAGAGTTTGTAATGATGGTCGACCGCGGAGCGAAGGTCTACACCTATTCGGGGTGCCGAATTGCCCGGGCTAGTTTCAACGCCACTCAGGGACAGATCCTGATGCTGGACCTGGACATCGAGGCTGAGACGGAAACCACTGGAGATGCCGGCACATTCCCCTCTTTGACGTTCCCGACCGAAAAGCCTTACATCATGAAGGATGGCGTATTGACGCTTCTGGGTTCCACACGTGAGTTCTCTGAGTTCAATCTGACTATTAACAACGTTCTGGACACGGAACGGTATGAGAACGCTCTCACGCGTTACACGATCCCCATTACAGACCGAACGATCACGCTGGCCACAAATCACCCCTGGTCGACAGATCACACAGACCTCGAAAAGCAGGCGCTGGATGGTGCCGCTGGAACAGCCGTGTTCACGAATGCTGCTGTGTCTGGGGATGTGCTGACCTTTGCCATGGCTGCAGTGCAGTACAAGAACCGCACGGTCACAAGTCAGGGACAGCCCACTATGCGGTATCCTCTCGAGGGAGATGTCCGAAGTTCCGGATCCACCGCGCCGCTGATCATCACCAATGCTCACTCATAATCAGGTGAGTAAATTATAATTTAACCACGTTCATTTAATGAAAGACACGACATGGTAGCAAAGAGCTATATTTCAGACGGGTGCACCGAGAAAGGTCTTATCAAAGAAGTTCCCCGCTTGCACGGGCCGGTAAGGTTCGAATACCGGGTGATGCTGTCCGACAAAATACGCGAGGTCCTGCATTCATGGGACTTGATCTCAGCAACGGAAAAAACGCGCCGGATCCATGCAGTGATCATCAAGCAGATTGTAAGCTGGGATCTCGAGGTAGACGGCAAGACCCTGCCGATCGATTCCAAGACCCTGTCCCGTCTGAAACGGAACATTGTTGAAAAGCTGTTTAACATTGTCATGCAACTGGATCTCCCGGACGAGGTCGAGCCATCCGAAGAACTCGATCTGGATAAGGTTCTTGGTGGCGATGGCGAAGATGGGGATGGCGACGCAAAAAACTAGTCGAAGGGGTGGGGCTGTTACTGCTCCACCCCGATCTCTATTTCCGCGACTGCCAGCACTGCCTGAAGTACATCTACGACGAAGAAACTGCCGAATTGCAGAAGTTCCACGGTGAACCATGTAAACGCGTTGTGCCGGCTCCCTGCTGTAACCCCAAGCACCCGAAGTTCCCCGGCAGTTGCCCTAAGGGGACCGCGGAGAAACCGAAGGTCCTGAGCTCAAAAAACGCCAAAACCTACCAGCATTGGAAAGAGTGTAAGGCCGTGGGGCAGTTCCCGGACGACGACATAGTGCGACAAAATGCCGCTATTATTCAGGAGATCGTCGATTCAGTGGCCGAACACAAGCAATTAGAAATGATGTCTATGATGATGATGGGTAAGACCATGGGATAGAGCCGTTCAATTGAGGCGGCTTTTTCCAGGCGATGATCTAGTCATCGCCGTTCATTTGCCCAAACTTATGTAGTGCTTTTAACAATGACTGAGATCAGTTTCCCCAGGAGGAGGGCGCCTGATGTGGCAATGATGAAAAAGATTCCGTAGGCAAGGTTGTCGTAGAGGGTCTGACGTTCTGCATTCTGGAGCGTCTGTTTGGCCTGCTCGATCTGCTCTGCCTTTTCTATGGATTCTTTATGGGTGGGTCTGAGTGAGGCGATCATTGGGACTTGAAGAATATGAGTATAAATAAGAAACCAGCTATAACAAGCATGGCTAGAAAGACTCCAGCGATTTGGCGTCTGGTTGTTGCGGCACGTTTTTTGTCTTCAACGAGCTCATGCAAAAGTTTTCCCTCGTCTGAAAGGTTGCGGTATTTGGCGATTTCGCGGGCTTCGTCTTCTGCTTC contains:
- a CDS encoding phage virion morphogenesis protein encodes the protein MPETITEAQLGDFLQGIADAVTKPDVPDAMQAALGVTKGDLAAGFQTSTAPDGSPWAPLKTQRPPGHNPDPKPLIDTGRLQDSVGYQGSDHIEGVSGEGFTLGTSVYYAGVHQEGSQKKNIPARKFMGFSEETLDTTADLTADSIVNQINKL
- a CDS encoding phage tail tube protein, with amino-acid sequence MPADPVVSRLVTIAIDSALPFDTSSIPLEFVGSETLHEEADIVATDGMRGTIDHNKERTREGLKKVSGSIKVPCSRIVLDALLPYITGGNEATNIFPLEQTLQEFVMMVDRGAKVYTYSGCRIARASFNATQGQILMLDLDIEAETETTGDAGTFPSLTFPTEKPYIMKDGVLTLLGSTREFSEFNLTINNVLDTERYENALTRYTIPITDRTITLATNHPWSTDHTDLEKQALDGAAGTAVFTNAAVSGDVLTFAMAAVQYKNRTVTSQGQPTMRYPLEGDVRSSGSTAPLIITNAHS